TGAGCGATGCCACAGACACCACACGTCGAGCGGCACTTCAGAGGCAGCGCGACCGTTCGCGACATCGTCATCGGGATGTCCGACGGGTTGACCGTCCCCTTCGCCCTCGCGGCGGGGCTGTCGGGGGTCGTGGTCTCCAACAGTCTCATCGTCACGGCCGGCGTCGCGGAGATCGCGGCGGGCTCGATCGCGATGGGTCTGGGAGGCTACCTCGCGGCCAAGGGCGACGCCGAGCACTACGCGAGCGAGCGGGCGCGCGAGGCGCAAGAAGTGAGCGAGAAGCCGGGGGTTGAGGCGACCGAGGTCGCCGAGGTACTCGGGTCCTACGGCCTCACCGCTGAGGAGAGCGCGCCGGTCGTGGAGGCGCTCCGGCGACGCCCGGAGGCCTGGGTCGACTTCATGATGCGCTTCGAGCTGGGCCTCGAGCGGCCCGATCCGACCCGCGCGCTTCTGAGCGCCTTCTCGATCGCCGGCGCCTACATCGGCGGCGGTCTCATCCCGCTCGCGCCGTACATGATGCTCGCCGGCGCGCAGGCCGCGCTCGCATCCTCCGTGGTCGTCACCCTCGGCGCCCTCGCGGTGTTCGGCTACATCAAGGGTTACTTCACCGGCACCACGCCCCTCCGCAGCGCGCTCCAGACGGTGCTCATCGGCGGGCTCGCGGCCGGGGCGGCCTTCGGAATCGCCCGGGCCATTTCGTGAAGTCCGCCCCGGCGCGGGGCTCACCCGGCAGGCCCGCGGATCTCAGGGCGGCGGCTCGGGTATATTCTGAGCGTGATGGCCACGCGGGCGCGGTCCGGGAAGGATTACTAGAGCCGGGCCTTCGACCCGGGACCAGGCTTCGATTGCGCGGCCAGGGGCGGGCCTCGCCGGACCGCCCGCCAGGCGACATGTATCTCGCCGTCGAGATCACCGACGAGGGGTGAGCGTAACCGGGTCACCGGAAGATATGGCAGATTGCGGAGCACGGGAGGAGCCATGAGATCAGCGTCTCGACGTTCACCGAGCAAGAAGGCCCCGGCCACGACAGGCTCGATGGAAGCCGCCGCCGCGAAGCAGGCCGTCGGCAGGCGCGCCCAGCAGGGCAAGGACGCGAGCCGGGCGTCTCTCCAGGCGCGCGCCGCGCGCCAGTTCGAGAAAACCGGTGCGAAGGCGATCCAGGCGCACCTGCGCGCGAGGACGCAGCGACAGCAGGCGCGACGCGACTCCCGCTGACGGCGGACCCGGGGGGGTCGCAGCGGGCGCCGCCGGGCGGCGCGACTCTACACGAGGAGGGCTCGAGATGCCGTCGACGGACGAGAGACTACCGAAGGAGCTCTGGGACTGGCTCGGTCAGGCGAGCACGGCGACCGTCACGACCCAGCTCTTCAAGCGAGGCTTGCGACGCATGCACCTGTCCGGCGTTCGCCCCGTCAGCCG
The sequence above is drawn from the Candidatus Methylomirabilota bacterium genome and encodes:
- a CDS encoding VIT1/CCC1 transporter family protein; translated protein: MPQTPHVERHFRGSATVRDIVIGMSDGLTVPFALAAGLSGVVVSNSLIVTAGVAEIAAGSIAMGLGGYLAAKGDAEHYASERAREAQEVSEKPGVEATEVAEVLGSYGLTAEESAPVVEALRRRPEAWVDFMMRFELGLERPDPTRALLSAFSIAGAYIGGGLIPLAPYMMLAGAQAALASSVVVTLGALAVFGYIKGYFTGTTPLRSALQTVLIGGLAAGAAFGIARAIS